DNA from Calypte anna isolate BGI_N300 chromosome 6, bCalAnn1_v1.p, whole genome shotgun sequence:
GCCCTTGCATCCAGTCATGTAATTCCCTCAAACACACATCCTTAGAGAAAGCCCTACACAGAGATGTAGCTAACCACCATCCCTTGGTTCGGGGTTAAAAACCCCTACAGACTGAAAAATCACAACTCACTGTCTTCAAATACCTGCTGCTAACTGTGAGTGGTGACAGGGCACTGAgagcacagcacccagcagagcccaAGCCCCTCACCTCCTGTGATCACCCACTCCTGCAGCCAAACAGTGGGGGCTAAGACAGCACAGGGGAGCTGACAGAACTCTCTCACTGTAAATCAGTAATGAAGATACTGCCCCTCcaaaaaataaggggaaaaatatatattaaggGAAGAGCGGATCTGAGAACAGTCTAGGAGCCTAATaaaattttcacttttccaAACAAATTGCTGAGCAAGCCATATgaggctccagagcagaggtgtGCACTGGTTTCATGGGCCAGATGTAACTCCAGCCCTGATGGATAAGCTCAGGCCATGCAGGAGCAAACCTGGGCACCCGTGCTCTGGGAGCAAAGCTCAGGTGCAGCAGGACAGGTGGTGCCTGAGCTGGACTCACTGATTATCCCTTCCACACCACTGCTGCCCACAGCTCTGTCAGCTCCAGCCTAACACTGCTCAGCCCTGTGCCTCTCCTATGGCTTGTGCACGCTCCACTTGAAAGGGGGCCTGagcagaaagagatggaaaatcaAAGCCAAACCCCAGTGAGGATGGGCAGTTACTCACACGGAGGAGCTCCCAAGCACTGGCACCTGCCAGCCTGCTTCTGCCCTGACATTTTGCTCTACAAGATGACACTCCAGTTCAAATCTCAGCAACCCCTCCAGCAAGCCACTTGGTGGCAGGCAGTATCTCCTACAGAAATAGGAACGCCTGTGTACATAAAACAGCAGCAGTCTGTCCTAGGACTGCCCTGAGAACCTTGCCTGTACCCAGAAATGGAGGAGGTCATGCAATGCCACTCACTGGCCATTGTGCAGCCCTCTCACACCAACAGAGGACCACTACCAGAGTGGGTATCAGGGATACATTTTACTGCAGTTAGTGACTGAACATTGCAGAACAAGCACTAACATCTGCCAGGGTGAAGAGCAGAGAAGAtgccagccccagcagaggTGGCAGAGGAGCAAGGTAACTCTTCCATAACCTTCAGATCTCATAGTGTGTCACTGCTGGTGGCTCTTTACTGGggtctcctcctctctccagaTACAGGTCATTGAAGGGATATTGCTTCGGTCCCTacaaggagagacagagagtGGCAGATTCACCACACTTGCCAAGCAAATTAAGGGGAAAACGTCCCATCCCACCCTACCCCACCCAAATCAAGGCTTGTAATTTACAGCCGTGCTTCAGCAGGAATGCTGGTgcacaatgaaaataaattcagagaCAAAAGTCCTGGTACAAACCCATGTCCTTTAATAGAAATATCAGGGTGGTCTTTCATTTAACCTTAACCAACAGTTCATTTCACAGCATGAGGGTAATACGCTGCAAAAGCTGTTGGTGTGTTcagctgtatttttcagaagtacATTCCACATGATCCACATCACAAACTATAACTGAAAATACAGTGCAAGAGAAGAGACAAAACTTCTTCCTCTAGCAGATAcacccagggaaggagaataCCAGGGCCAGAGAAGGGTAAGTGGCACAGCTTAAAAAGATTTCTCTGCGAACAATAACTTCTTGCTATGAAATAACACCTGGGAGCTGAGCCAGGTCAGCCAATAGAACACCTCAGCAGCAGGGTTTGTGTTCACTCATCACCCAGCTGCAGCCAACCCACTGTTCTGGGCACCAGCAGTGACAAAAGGCACAGCTGCACTCCCTCTGGTCACCCAGGGCTGTCACTCACCACAGGCCTGTAAGATGGATAGATCTCTCCAAGAGCAAACATGACCAGCATGGTTCCCAGGAAGACAAGAAGGTGTTTGCTCATGATGTGCCAGGGAACTGGAGTGGGGGAGGTATCGACCCGGTTCCGAATGTACATGTCAAAGTTCCAGTGCATctgaagagcaaaggaaaacactgcACATTTACCAGTGCTGCTCAAGATGCTTTTATCAAGGCAAAAAATGCTTTGCAGCATTCACAAGGCTGCCAGGAGCTGTTTAATTTCTACCTCACAAGGGAAGATCGAGTTGCAGTGGAGGGGATTTGCAGCAACTTGCCCCTTGCAATGAAACTCAGGAGCCCCAATTCTAGCCCATGTTTATACCTGTGCTTAAGTACAGGGTAGCAGGACCTTTTATTCATATCCATTGCCATGGCAACTCAGATCTGTTCCCCTCATTTATGAAGTTCAATGACATGCCCAAAATGACGTTTCAAAAAAGGAATCTACTTAACTAACAGCTACTTCCACTGTACTGAGAGGACCTCATGGGCACGAGGGCTGCTTTGATAAATGACTCTGAGCTAAGCTCTCATAGTGAGTCAAACCAGGCAAAGAAAATGGTGAGGCTTTCTAATTCCTGCAGAGAAACTGAAGTGTGTAAAGTTATACACAGAATGGAACTGAAAGCACTAACTAGATGTGCAGGATAGTATTTAGTAACAGTAACATTGCAACCACAATGAAAAGTGCCACCAGCATTCCTACCGGCTGCCCCCAGTTATGCCTCAAATCCTGCTGGTCCCACTGGTACCAGGGGTCTCTCTCATGAAGAGACTTGTTAGGGAGCTTGGGGTAGTCACCATACCTGTgagaagcagacaaaaaaacaaagacacaaGAAATCTTATTAATATAGATAGATTCTGTAGGAGACACCATAGGACAGGCCTATGGAGAACACAAACATTGCTTTTATAGCTCCTACATATACACATTTTTATCTGCAACTTGCACAACCATCAGCCTGacaccagccctggggagcatcCCATGAAGTGACCTTTTGGGGCTACAATAGCAGGAAGAAAACGCAAGATTATCTGGAATAATTATCTGGACTATCTGTCTAGCAGTTTGCACATCCAAGCATCCCCCCGACTTCAACGTTTGTCCCCAGAAACCCTTCTTCCCGAGCCGGCCTGCAGTCAGTCTCTCCCTCAGTCAGTGTTTTATTCCCCCAGGTGGTTCCCAGGTGTTCTAGCACAGTGCTGTGTGTCCCTGGAGCCCCTGGGCAGGCACAGCTCACCCGAAGCCCTCGTCGGGGTAGGGCTCGTAGTCCTCCACCCTCATGTTGTACTTCTTGGCAGCTGCCGCCCGCTCCTCCGGTGTCCGGGGGTAGGGCCCGGGCAGGAGATCCTTGGACATCTCGGAAGCTGCCGGGAGAGCACGCAGTGGGGAGGGACAGGGTCAGGGTTAAGGTTTAGGGTCAGGGTTGGGGTAGGGTTAAGCTTTACGGTTAGTGTCCGGGTTAAGGTCTAGGGGACATCCCGGGGAGGTCGCGCCGTCCCCGTCCCCGTCCCCACCCCCCGGGCCCGTCCCGTCCGCAGCCCTGCCCCAAGGACACCCCGGACCCAGCCCCAACACCCGCAGCCCCGCTCCCGCCTCCCCGCTCACCCCCTCGCGTCCCCGGCGGCAGCGCAGCCCGGGCCGCCCAGATCCGAGCGGGTGCCCGGGGCCAGAGGACGCGGCGGAACCCGGCGGCAGCCATCGCCACCGCAACAGCCACCGCAACAGCCACCGCGCAGGCGCCGCGGGACGGGGCGGGGAAGATGGCGGCGGGAGGCCCCGGGACGGGGTGCGGGGTGCGGGGGGGAGTTAGGGGGTGCGGGAGGGGTGCGGGACCCCGCAGGTCAAACACCGGCCGTGTCCCGGGCTGCACCGAGAGAAACGCGGCCATCAGGGCgagggagggcaggcagggacagaaaCGCC
Protein-coding regions in this window:
- the NDUFB8 gene encoding NADH dehydrogenase [ubiquinone] 1 beta subcomplex subunit 8, mitochondrial, with translation MAAAGFRRVLWPRAPARIWAARAALPPGTRGASEMSKDLLPGPYPRTPEERAAAAKKYNMRVEDYEPYPDEGFGYGDYPKLPNKSLHERDPWYQWDQQDLRHNWGQPMHWNFDMYIRNRVDTSPTPVPWHIMSKHLLVFLGTMLVMFALGEIYPSYRPVGPKQYPFNDLYLERGGDPSKEPPAVTHYEI